The genomic segment GTGCTCAGTTACAGCACCCAACAACAGCTGAAGGAGATCAGCTTCATGGGCCTGGAGGCCAACAGAGGGGTCAGCAATAGAACTTCTGTCAACAGATCCAGGACGAACTCCAGCTCCCAGAAACGTGGTGGATCCAAGGGTGGGAAGGCATCACAGGAGTTGTGGGAAGAGCAAGAGGGGGGCCTGAGTCGAGTAGACGAGGGCCCTACAAGTGAAACAAACCTCTCTCTCGACGCTATCGACGAGTACGCATATCCAGATTACAGGGGGAAGGGCTGCATTGATGAGAGTGGCTTTGTGTTTGCCATCGGGGAGAAATTTACTCCGGGGCCCTCCACGTGCCCTTGCCTCTGCACGGACGAGGGACCCCTGTGTGCCAAGCCTGAATGTCCCAAAGTTCACCCTCGCTGCATCCGGGTGGACACCAGCCAGTGCTGTCCAGAGTGCAAGGAGAAGAAGAACTACTGTGAGTTCAGGGGAAAAGTCTACGCAACGCTACAAGAGTTTAAGGTGAGTCTGGAAATTAGGTCTTTAAAGATTTACAGGGTCGTATTCTCTAGGAACCAAACAAAAGCAAACAAGCCAAAAAGGGAAGGGATTGCCTCAacatgtccaataagaaacatttGTGTTTGTTATCCGTTGCAAAATATTTGGCTACATGAATGTCTCTTCGACAGTCTGTGCTTCACGAGATCAACCTCTGAGTTGAAAAGAAACTCCAGCACACTGGTGATCTACATGCGCCACAGATTGAATGCATCTTGTTACCAACGTTTCAGTCTCAGTAGACCTTAGCCTGCCAGTTGTATGCTGGGTTCATCGTGAGCACTATACCAAGACAACAATCATTTTCAGTGCAGCAAGCAAAAAAGCAGCCAAGCACATTTAAAAGTTAGCATTTATTTTATTCACACAAAGCTTGAATTTTACTTGGCGCTGCTGAATTGAATAGTACGGTTTAAGCTTAAGAGTATTTTTTTCCTTGATATTCCTATCTTGATGCACTTGCTAGTTTTTGTGAAGTTATCTATTTTAAGCCAAGCTCAGGAGACCTCAAAAGGCCTTATCTCTTGATTTACTATACCATCAACTTTCTATTCTATATTTGATCAAAAATGTATTATATGTGGCTGTATAATGCGTCCCTTTGTGCTAGCACTGGAGGGTCACACCAAGAGGTTAGGTCTAATATGGGATTTATTTCTGCTAACGCAGAGTGATACAAGCAGCTCTGTATGGACAGGCACAGCTTGTTGCTCTCCTGGGATaagtctgcagagagagagagagagagacagacagagagataagagaagagaaagagaaagagagagagataccgacTTCCATTGAAGTAAATAGCACTATCCTCCGTGGGTGCCTGCCTATGGGATTTCAAACAAAGCAACAGGCAGAGCCTTCTGGTTGATTGCTGTGTTCTGCGGTGGTACAGTAAGTGGCGTCTCTCTTGCCGTTTTTCACAGTGGAGTGCCAGGCCGAAGCTCGAGACGCTCTGCAATCAACTTGATCCATGCTGTTAGGATTAACCTATGGTCTCTGATTAAAAGGAAAGCCTCACATGGCCACGAGTGCCTTCAGACTAAAACCTACAGCGGTAACATCTCCAGTCGAGGGGGGTGACTTGGTTGAAGGCGTATCGTCGGCACAAGCTGCATCAGACAGTCTTTCGGACCTGTTTTTCTCCAATACTTTCAGAAATGGAAAGCTCCATTAAACAAACAAACTGTTCTCTCTTGTTCACAAAGCAATACACTTGGAAGCTTCTATCTGTTACCCACTGAGCACACAATCAGCACATTGATTTCCCCATTTTCGGTTGATTGCGCACTGAAGTTAATTTCTCCTCTCCttcaaataaagtatttatttCCAATAACGTTCTGTAAGATCGGAACTTCCTGTGTTCTAAGCTTTGCGGCTGAATGTTCGATGTTTAATGTCATTGTGTTGGCTGGTGGGACggacatgtgtgtgtgcctgtgtgtgtgtgtgtgtgtgtgtgtgtgtgtgtgtgtgtgtgtgtgtgtgtgtgtgtgtgtgtgtgtgtgtgtgtgtgtgtgtgtgtgtgtgtgtgtgtgtctgtgtctgtgtgcgagtgagTGCTTACATGAAAGAGATTTACAAATAGTctttctccctctgcccccaggtGTCTCCGTGTGAGAAGTGTCGCTGTGAGGGGAGTGGAGAGGTGTTGTGCTCTGTGTCAGCATGCCCTCAAACAGAGTGTGTCGATCCAGAGTATGAGCCTGATCAGTGCTGCCCCATCTGTAAGACCGGTGAGTGATCATGCTTGTCTCAAAACACTTACGTTAC from the Oncorhynchus kisutch isolate 150728-3 linkage group LG4, Okis_V2, whole genome shotgun sequence genome contains:
- the LOC109889790 gene encoding brorin, which produces MLHSVAMTAEVLFVMWFLMTSTQCNPVADLLVSRERFERVLTQAREDKYDKQQASEGVLSYSTQQQLKEISFMGLEANRGVSNRTSVNRSRTNSSSQKRGGSKGGKASQELWEEQEGGLSRVDEGPTSETNLSLDAIDEYAYPDYRGKGCIDESGFVFAIGEKFTPGPSTCPCLCTDEGPLCAKPECPKVHPRCIRVDTSQCCPECKEKKNYCEFRGKVYATLQEFKVSPCEKCRCEGSGEVLCSVSACPQTECVDPEYEPDQCCPICKTGPNCYADTQVIPAGREVKIDECTICYCTYEVGTWQIEHQATCSKNDCQVS